In Miscanthus floridulus cultivar M001 chromosome 8, ASM1932011v1, whole genome shotgun sequence, the sequence tgtccccgtcaggattcgtgtccgagagcaaatgccggcgcccataatactgtaaaacaaatgtcggcgcccacaacactgtttgggctctgacatgcatggaagggcttaaagcgcccgtcttgtcatatcctgacggtacttttcTGTAGGCGTCTAGggatggtcctcggtattacggttgacttgaacgCCCTGCCTTATCTGCACGCGTCgttatgaaggagtagcgcatagatgtcggggcgaggcggagtctgtccCCGgacgtcaggcaaggcagagtctgccctcagacgtcgggcgaggcagagtctgccctcgggggtcgagcgaggcggagtctgcccctggacgtcgggcgaggcggagtctgcccctggacgtcgagcgaggcggagtctgcccctagacgtcgggcgagacggagccagcccttggacgtcgggcgaggcggagtctgcccccatacgtcgggcgaggcggagtctgcccccatacgtcgggcgagacggagtccagccctcgggggtcgggcgagtcggagccagccctcggacgccgggcgaggcggagtctgccccagATGTCGAGTGAGACGGAGCCTGTCCTCagctgtcgggcgaggcggagtctgcacCCAGACGTTGGACGAGAcagagtccagccctcgggggtcgggcgaggcggagccaaccttcggtcgtTGGGCAAAAAGTGTAGTTACGTTCTTGTatgttcggaagcatcaacgtttgatggttattagctcctcctctttgggtaccccagtatttagTCCCCGACAATAATAcgcaaagcacaggtctaagagCAGCCCAGTCTCACTGGAGCCACGGTGTCGCTGTGTATGGAGGAGGGAGGCAGAAGTTCGGGAGTTTCCTTAACATGCGTGAGAATATCTTCTGTCTAGGAGGGAGGGCTATCATACACCCCGCAGGTATAGTTTTTTTATAATAAGACCATAAGGTGTATCGTGCAACTGGCTTTACTATCGCACTACCAATGCACGGCCCTCGGTCTAGTTAACACGCTTAAAAACCTTGTTAACTTCGTGACTGACACCGTTAGTTACTAGTGGCACGCATGGAATAGTCTAAAAACCATATGAGACATGTACAAatattgtattgaatattttaGGTCCTAAATAATAGTGAAAAAATTCAACTACGAAGTTTTAAATCTCgccgagcactacaactttgatatagtgTGCGCCTTgatccaaggtcatttgaaacatttgtaaatttgaatttcaagATTTGAGAACTTAATATAATATATATCTGAGCTCCTAATcaatctcaaataaaaaagtcatcaactaagAATTTTTAGAATTCATCATTTTCTATAAAATTTGTCTTCATTTAACTCCATTTGAAAactaatatatttatttattctacaaCTATCTTGTCCAATGTTGCCACTACTTCTATACCAACGTCTATACCAGCGGTATCGAGTACGTTGTTGTTCTACGGAAAAGGCCTTCCGTAGCCTGTAGTACTTTTTACCGTGACTCTAACCGGCGGGAATTGAATACCGCCGACCCAATCGACGACAAAAGATTATATTTACAGATTTTTTTTTTACTTGTAGACATTTATTCTTATAAAAAACAACTTTAAAAAATATAGAAATGAGGCCGAATATGTTACTGTACGTGGGCTGAGGATGCACGCTAAATGAACTTGATATATCTGGGCTGAGGTGGGGGGCTTGGCGGTTGGCTTGGTTGGCGCGTGCGGCCTGCCGGACTGCCGGACTGGACCAGAGCGAAGCCAGTCACGCCGGCGGTCCCCCGCCTCGCTCCGCTGGCCGTCTGGTGTCTGTCGCAGGTTCGCGCACGAGACTCGGTCTCGCCACTGGACAGTGGCCACGCACGCGGCGCGCGATGGCGATTTGTCGACGCGTTCGCCGTCTCGAGTCGTGTGGCTCCCGGGCCGGCAGCGCGGGCGGCCAGCCTTCGGGTTGGGGAGTCCGTCCCCCGACCACCACTGCACGAGACCCCGTGCACGACGCGTCCGGGCAGGCGGGTGATTCCACGCTTACCGCCCTGCGCACGCCCACGCGTTCTCAGAACTCAGAGACGAGCAGTGGCCGTTCCTGTGGTGCACTGCACCTCACCGCTTTCGAACGATTCCACGAGGTGTGTACCGGTTCACCGTGCCCTAGTAATAATATGAAATTCGAAGGTCCACGCCGCAACCACTACCTCCAAACGAGCGGCCAGGGGATCGAGAGAAGGCTGGACGGTCGGTGAGAACTCCTGGATGACAGCCGACAGCGACCCTTTTCTTCTCCCCTTTAAAAATCATGGTTGAGAGAGCAAAGCATCCAGAAGACCTTCTTGCCGCCGAAGCTAGCACACACGGTCCACATGTGGGTTTAGTCCCGATTAACAACGTTGATGTGTACGCATTAGGCACACAATTAGCAAAAGAAAATATCCAGCCAATACCTTGGCCTTGGCCCCCACCACAGCATCATCCTAGACCACAtgagtgtgtatgtgtgtgtaatAAAATAAAATCGGCCTTTGTTAATAGCACAACAGGCGGCCAACCACACGCAGCATGTTCATTTCGGCTGAATTGGTTTATAAGCTATGGTTAAAAATACTGCTGCctgatttgatatgagagaaaaacacggtttaAGTCATGGATTATAAACCAAATACGAGtgaataagccgaaacgaaccGGCTGACGATCTCTTGACCTTCGCTCGTATACTCCTATTATTATCAGTTATAATAATAATTAATTAGTGAGGAAAAGAACAAACAAACGTCGCCCACATGTTATTGCTACACAACCTATTCggtaggccgtaaacgatcgtatacgatcgtaaatTATAagttagaacaatatttttctttcacaccaaaccaaccaaaTCAGTgcggtaaataatccacgatacagTCAAAGCCAAAACCGAACAGGCTGACATTTTCTACGTACAGTGCAGGTGCAGCAGCGGCAGCAACGGATGTGGGCCCGGCTGGATCAGGAATTCAGGAGCACTCGGCCCATCCCTCCTCGTGGTCCTGGCCGTCCGCGTCCGCCGCGAGGGCGGCCGGGCAGCTCGCGCGCGCCATCCACGACGCGACGGTGAGCACCAGCCTGGCCGGCACGTGCGCGGCGGCCTCCAGCCGGCGGAGCAGCGCGTCGTCTCCTCCATTTCCGCGGCACCCGGCGGGGGCGGGGGTGACCTCGGACCAGAGCGCGGCGGCCATCGCGACGCGGAGCGGGACGCGGGCGGCGGCCACGCCCCGGCCCAGCGCCCGGAGCGCGGCGGTGGCAGCCGCGGCGCGCCGGCGCGCGGGCCCCGCTGCGAACCCCATCTGCTTGGCCCACCCTTCCAGCACCGCCTCCgctcgcggccgccgccgcgccggagCCCTCCCCGCGGACGCCGGCGCCGCAGCGGTTGACTCCGCGGAGTCGGCCGTGGACACGCAGGAGCTGCTGAACGTGGACGACGCCGACGACGCCCGCCCggactcggcggcggcggccgggcgcGGCAGGCGGCGCCTCAGGTGCCTGGACGCCAGGAAGTTGGCGCCGTGCACCTTGGCGTCGCAACGCAGGCAGAGGAACGCCGAGTCCGCGGCGCAGTGCACCGCCGCCGCGCCCCCGCAGAGCTCGCACCGCGTGCCGGTGCCGCGCTTCCTGCCCGCCGCCGCCACGTCACCAGCCACACCCATTCCCGTTGCCTTCCCGcttcctgcctgcctgcctccttGATGGGCCTTCCCCTCGGACTCAGGAGCCTTGGTGTTCGTCGCCTCGTCGTAGACCTCCGACCTCCGCGCGCGGAGCTGGACAGCTGGTGGTGTTCAGTGGCTGATGAATTGATCGCCTCCCTCGCTCGCTCGCTCCTTCCAGGTCTTGGGAGCACCGGACGCCACGCGGCCGGCTTTATATGCAAGTCtccgcgggcgggcgggcgggcgggcgcgagGCGTTTCGTCGTCCTTCGGCGAAACCGGCCGGTGCAAGTGGGAAGTCGGCGGGGGGTGGATGGAAACCGTGGGCGCGCGCTCGCGGGCGGAGGCGGCTTCGGATTTGTTTGTTTGGAGGCTTTGGGCTGCGCGTATGGCCGGCATTTAAAGGGGCCGCGCCCGAGCCACCACCGGCTGGTAGTGGCCGATGGCTACTGACCGTGGGCTGGTCGTGCTCACTCGCCGGCCACCACACATCACACATGTACTAGTAGCAACTAGCAAGCAAGCAAAGGAGTCGCGATTGGACTTTTCCCCTCTGACTCTCGCTCTTCGCAATTCGCATCGTTGGTGTGGTGGAAGCTGGAGAGGGACCGGGGAAAAGAATGTGGCGCCAGCGCCAGGTGCGGTTGATTCTGGGCGTGTTGGGAAATGTTGTTGAACGCTTCCTCTTCCTTCCTCTCTGTGGTCTCGGTTTGGGGACGTGCAGGTCGTGCTCACCGGACGTGCACGGTACCATATTTCAACGAATGAACGGGCGGAAAAGGTTCCGTTTTGACTCGTACTGTACAGTACCTGCTGAGATCTTTTGCCCCGTATATTGTTTACTGTCCTGttagcttcgctgaaaaaacaagccaaaacattgttccggctgatttggtgtgagagaaaaacatcgtTCTAACTGAAAAAAGAacttgaaaagtacggattataataGAAGCAAGTCGTATAAAGTCGTATCCATATTTGCAAGTGCGCGCAGTAAATTTGTTTGGTACAACAGCCGAATCTTATATGCACACAAGATAATAAAGCAGCACATTGCCTTAAGCTACCAATATTAAGTCACAAGTGTGCTAGAAATGCTTGAGATCAACAACGTTTAGTCAACGGAATGAGATTTGTTGCAAAACAGTGTCAACAAACAGCAAAAATCTCTGACGC encodes:
- the LOC136475887 gene encoding B-box zinc finger protein 32-like: MGVAGDVAAAGRKRGTGTRCELCGGAAAVHCAADSAFLCLRCDAKVHGANFLASRHLRRRLPRPAAAAESGRASSASSTFSSSCVSTADSAESTAAAPASAGRAPARRRPRAEAVLEGWAKQMGFAAGPARRRAAAATAALRALGRGVAAARVPLRVAMAAALWSEVTPAPAGCRGNGGDDALLRRLEAAAHVPARLVLTVASWMARASCPAALAADADGQDHEEGWAECS